A genomic window from Carassius auratus strain Wakin unplaced genomic scaffold, ASM336829v1 scaf_tig00214205, whole genome shotgun sequence includes:
- the LOC113091502 gene encoding uncharacterized protein LOC113091502 isoform X2, protein MAFIKEESEDMRIEDTFKVKQEDTEEQVEMVFIKEEIEEIKVEETFRVKHEDTEEQTGELLGMEYLYNQIGKNLTPVPQKPEEEDRLVEEVDDKNLQDEGFKEGCQGQGGEQRQHLAPAPSVLSQPFDTGSSLSDEAQGAVIGPDNISWWDKVQELAGYLVGLREAPYLNDLQVTEAIQLWTALPHIDKQQVNYQPQLTHGNLKAPKPSKVTPGVESVKRCLIEHPGSPALLQSTIRLVEAICMKLCALHKSPTKKAGVCTPRWSKILSDYLHIRELVLNSHRLMDETTIQLFELNQRTLIQWFQQRQKNKEMSVLTQVLNLPDRIDVADMQVPPSRKKMDETSSTSGPKHQFILPTNQEWRAPLLRPGRQPPAIAPALTASGVVQPISAPGSLLGTLVLNPDMTVSIVIPSFGASRFNAGPVPPAPVSAAPVSRYTQRNRRRRALEKESGVYKRKYVRGVTFNMCSKCGQPKTKEFGHSRYGNATFCLHASNGKSLDDWLAEQRRQNKCQPPPPQ, encoded by the exons ATGGCGTTCATTAAAGAGGAGAGCGAAGACATGCGGATCGaggacactttcaaagtgaaacaaGAAGATACGGAGGAACAAGTAGAGATGGTGTTTATTAAAGAAGAGATTGAAGAAATTAAGgttgaagaaacattcagagtcaaacatgaagatactgaggaacaaacag GTGAATTGCTGGGAATGGAGTACCTTTACAACCAGATTGGCAAAAATCTGACTCCAGTACCTCAGAAACCAGAGGAGGAAGACAGGCTGGTGGAGGAAGTTGATGACAAGAACCTGCAAGATGAGGGGTTTAAGGAAGGGTGTCAAGGACAAGGTGGTGAACAAAGACAGCATCTTGCACCTGCCCCTTCAGTGCTGTCACAGCCATTTGACACTGGAAGCAGTCTCTCCGATGAGGCTCAG GGAGCAGTCATTGGACCCGATAACATCTCTTGGTGGGACAAGGTCCAGGAACTGGCTGGTTACCTGGTGGGTCTTCGTGAGGCTCCCTACCTCAATGACCTGCAGGTGACAGAAGCCATCCAGCTGTGGACAGCTCTCCCTCATATTGATAAACAGCAGGTAAACTATCAGCCTCAGCTGACACATGGGAACTTAAAGGCACCGAAGCCGTCCAAAGTCACACCGGGTGTGGAGAGTGTGAAACGGTGTCTGATTGAACATCCTGGGAGTCCAGCACTGTTGCAAAGCACCATCCGCTTGGTTGAGGCCATTTGTATGAAGCTGTGTGCTTTACACAAGTCGCCGACCAAGAAGGCTGGAGTTTGCACCCCCAGGTGGTCTAAAATCCTCTCGGATTACCTCCACATCCGAGAGCTGGTGCTTAACAGTCACAGGTTGATGGATGAAACAACGATCCAGCTGTTTGAGCTAAATCAGAGGACACTCATTCAGTG GTTTCAGCAGCGGCAGAAGAATAAGGAAATGAGTGTCCTCACCCAGGTACTTAATCTACCTGACCGAATTGATGTAGCTGATATGCAGGTTCCTCCGTCAAGGAAAAAAATGGATGAAACGTCATCGACATCAGGCCCAAAACATCAATTTATCCTTCCGACAAATCAAGAATGGCGGGCTCCTCTTCTGCGACCAGGTCGACAGCCCCCTGCTATAGCACCTGCCCTCACAGCATCAGGAGTTGTGCAGCCCATTTCAGCACCTGGGTCATTGTTAGGCACACTAGTCCTTAACCCAGACATGACTGTATCAATAGTTATTCCATCTTTTGGTGCTTCAAGATTCAATGCAGGCCCAGTTCcgcctgctccagtgtctgctgcTCCTGTGTCCCGTTACACACAGAGGAACAGGCGCCGGCGGGCCCTGGAGAAGGAAAGTGGAGTCTATAAGAGGAAGTATGTGCGGGGGGTTACTTTTAACATGTGCAGCAAATGTGGGCAGCCCAAAACGAAAGAGTTTGGCCACAGTCGATATGGTAATGCCACATTTTGCTTGCATGCCTCAAATGGCAAATCTTTAGATGACTGGTTGGCAGAACAGCGCAGGCAAAATAAATGCCAACCTCCACCTCCTCAATAA
- the LOC113091502 gene encoding uncharacterized protein LOC113091502 isoform X1: MAFIKEESEDMRIEDTFKVKQEDTEEQVEMVFIKEEIEEIKVEETFRVKHEDTEEQTDMLCTKLIFFVRVIVNVCSIRQYRGSQGPAGLHIHTYHQKEVRCVSSIVSRAWRRYRETGHYTRRAGQACRRATASTASHRLSRSELLGMEYLYNQIGKNLTPVPQKPEEEDRLVEEVDDKNLQDEGFKEGCQGQGGEQRQHLAPAPSVLSQPFDTGSSLSDEAQGAVIGPDNISWWDKVQELAGYLVGLREAPYLNDLQVTEAIQLWTALPHIDKQQVNYQPQLTHGNLKAPKPSKVTPGVESVKRCLIEHPGSPALLQSTIRLVEAICMKLCALHKSPTKKAGVCTPRWSKILSDYLHIRELVLNSHRLMDETTIQLFELNQRTLIQWFQQRQKNKEMSVLTQVLNLPDRIDVADMQVPPSRKKMDETSSTSGPKHQFILPTNQEWRAPLLRPGRQPPAIAPALTASGVVQPISAPGSLLGTLVLNPDMTVSIVIPSFGASRFNAGPVPPAPVSAAPVSRYTQRNRRRRALEKESGVYKRKYVRGVTFNMCSKCGQPKTKEFGHSRYGNATFCLHASNGKSLDDWLAEQRRQNKCQPPPPQ; the protein is encoded by the exons ATGGCGTTCATTAAAGAGGAGAGCGAAGACATGCGGATCGaggacactttcaaagtgaaacaaGAAGATACGGAGGAACAAGTAGAGATGGTGTTTATTAAAGAAGAGATTGAAGAAATTAAGgttgaagaaacattcagagtcaaacatgaagatactgaggaacaaacag atATGCTTTGTACCAAACTGATCTT TTTTGTTAGGGTCATTGTCAATGTCTGTAGCATAAGGCAGTACCGAGGCAGTCAAGGTCCAGCCGGATTGCACATCCATACATATCATCAAAAGGAAGTTAGGTGTGTCTCCAGCATAGTTTCAAGAGCCTGGAGGAGATACCGGGAAACCGGCCATTATACGAGGAGAGCTGGACAGGCATGTAGAAGGGCAACTGCTTCTACTGCTTCCCACCGACTGAGCCGAA GTGAATTGCTGGGAATGGAGTACCTTTACAACCAGATTGGCAAAAATCTGACTCCAGTACCTCAGAAACCAGAGGAGGAAGACAGGCTGGTGGAGGAAGTTGATGACAAGAACCTGCAAGATGAGGGGTTTAAGGAAGGGTGTCAAGGACAAGGTGGTGAACAAAGACAGCATCTTGCACCTGCCCCTTCAGTGCTGTCACAGCCATTTGACACTGGAAGCAGTCTCTCCGATGAGGCTCAG GGAGCAGTCATTGGACCCGATAACATCTCTTGGTGGGACAAGGTCCAGGAACTGGCTGGTTACCTGGTGGGTCTTCGTGAGGCTCCCTACCTCAATGACCTGCAGGTGACAGAAGCCATCCAGCTGTGGACAGCTCTCCCTCATATTGATAAACAGCAGGTAAACTATCAGCCTCAGCTGACACATGGGAACTTAAAGGCACCGAAGCCGTCCAAAGTCACACCGGGTGTGGAGAGTGTGAAACGGTGTCTGATTGAACATCCTGGGAGTCCAGCACTGTTGCAAAGCACCATCCGCTTGGTTGAGGCCATTTGTATGAAGCTGTGTGCTTTACACAAGTCGCCGACCAAGAAGGCTGGAGTTTGCACCCCCAGGTGGTCTAAAATCCTCTCGGATTACCTCCACATCCGAGAGCTGGTGCTTAACAGTCACAGGTTGATGGATGAAACAACGATCCAGCTGTTTGAGCTAAATCAGAGGACACTCATTCAGTG GTTTCAGCAGCGGCAGAAGAATAAGGAAATGAGTGTCCTCACCCAGGTACTTAATCTACCTGACCGAATTGATGTAGCTGATATGCAGGTTCCTCCGTCAAGGAAAAAAATGGATGAAACGTCATCGACATCAGGCCCAAAACATCAATTTATCCTTCCGACAAATCAAGAATGGCGGGCTCCTCTTCTGCGACCAGGTCGACAGCCCCCTGCTATAGCACCTGCCCTCACAGCATCAGGAGTTGTGCAGCCCATTTCAGCACCTGGGTCATTGTTAGGCACACTAGTCCTTAACCCAGACATGACTGTATCAATAGTTATTCCATCTTTTGGTGCTTCAAGATTCAATGCAGGCCCAGTTCcgcctgctccagtgtctgctgcTCCTGTGTCCCGTTACACACAGAGGAACAGGCGCCGGCGGGCCCTGGAGAAGGAAAGTGGAGTCTATAAGAGGAAGTATGTGCGGGGGGTTACTTTTAACATGTGCAGCAAATGTGGGCAGCCCAAAACGAAAGAGTTTGGCCACAGTCGATATGGTAATGCCACATTTTGCTTGCATGCCTCAAATGGCAAATCTTTAGATGACTGGTTGGCAGAACAGCGCAGGCAAAATAAATGCCAACCTCCACCTCCTCAATAA